One Candidatus Eisenbacteria bacterium genomic window, GGTCGTTGTGGCCGGGTTCGCACCGAAGACCCCCTGAGCTCCCGGGTCCGCGCCCCACGTCGCGGCGCTGTTCGCGCCGGTGAACGGGTTCTTGGGCCAAGCACCGCTCGGGAAGTTGGCGAGGACGGCGGCGTTGTCCGCGGCCACCGGATAGGTGCCGGTGTTCTTGACCGCGAAGTCTTCGACCGCCAGCTGGAAGCTATGCATGTTCGCCTTCACGCTGGCTTCGCGTGCGCGGTCCTGCATGGCGATGAAGTTCGGAATCGCGATCGCCGCGAGAATCCCGATGATCACAACCACGATCATCAGCTCGATCAGCGTAAAGCCTTTCTGATTGCGAAACATGGTTTCCTCCAATTCCTCGATCAACCGTTGGTCAACGTCAGAGACAGTAGAGCCGCCTTGCCGTAACCCTTGATCGTATAGCCCGTCGTCGCGGCCGGGTTCGCGCCGATGATGCCCTGCGCCGCCGGATCCGCTCCCCAAGCC contains:
- a CDS encoding type II secretion system protein produces the protein MFRNQKGFTLIELMIVVVIIGILAAIAIPNFIAMQDRAREASVKANMHSFQLAVEDFAVKNTGTYPVAADNAAVLANFPSGAWPKNPFTGANSAATWGADPGAQGVFGANPATTT